In one window of Planctomycetota bacterium DNA:
- a CDS encoding ATP synthase F0 subunit B, producing MTAVVAAAGPLQMFVVQLLAFAGLLVILWLFVRPVLARLLGERSRSFEETFRKAEEENARVSRELAETRERLARVDEEARRRLERALEEARQARDRVLAEAREQVQAALERARREAAIERDKAILELREEAARLTLAAADHLVRSSMNDALHEGLVERYLSRLEGIRKP from the coding sequence GTGACGGCTGTCGTCGCCGCCGCCGGCCCCCTGCAGATGTTCGTGGTCCAGCTTCTGGCCTTCGCGGGCCTCCTGGTCATCCTCTGGCTTTTCGTGCGGCCGGTGCTGGCGCGCCTCCTGGGCGAGCGGAGCCGGTCGTTCGAGGAAACCTTCCGGAAGGCGGAGGAAGAGAACGCCCGCGTCTCGCGCGAGCTGGCCGAGACGCGCGAGCGGCTGGCCCGGGTGGACGAGGAAGCCCGCCGGCGCCTCGAACGGGCCCTGGAGGAAGCGCGCCAGGCGCGCGACCGCGTCCTGGCCGAAGCCCGGGAGCAGGTCCAGGCCGCCCTGGAGCGGGCCCGTCGAGAGGCGGCCATCGAACGCGACAAGGCGATCCTGGAGCTGCGGGAGGAGGCGGCCCGCCTGACTCTGGCGGCCGCGGACCACCTCGTGCGCTCCTCGATGAACGACGCCCTCCACGAGGGGCTCGTGGAGCGGTACCTCAGCCGGCTCGAGGGGATCCGGAAGCCGTGA
- a CDS encoding ATP synthase F0 subunit B, translated as MIDVALASLQGGGLLEDLGINLKVLGTQVVIFVVTFLALSRILFRRVLDQMTRREEEIRAAREALERDRAELARRRAEIEERLARADKEGYDRTQALLKEALLQAQASVAQAQEEARRQVDQARAEVLAEKRRALEKIREEAVRLSLALAEKVIEAPLDPAVHGPRVRAFLGEEK; from the coding sequence ATGATCGACGTCGCGCTGGCCTCCCTCCAGGGCGGCGGGCTCCTGGAGGACCTCGGGATCAACCTCAAGGTCCTGGGCACCCAGGTCGTGATCTTCGTCGTCACGTTCCTGGCGCTCAGCCGGATCCTCTTCCGCCGCGTCCTCGACCAGATGACCCGCCGGGAGGAGGAAATCCGCGCCGCCCGGGAGGCCCTCGAGCGCGACCGCGCCGAGCTGGCGCGGCGCCGCGCCGAGATCGAGGAGCGCCTCGCCCGCGCGGACAAGGAAGGGTACGACCGCACCCAGGCGCTTCTCAAGGAAGCGCTCCTTCAGGCCCAGGCGTCGGTGGCCCAGGCTCAGGAGGAGGCGCGCCGCCAGGTGGACCAGGCCCGGGCCGAGGTGCTCGCGGAAAAGCGCCGCGCCCTCGAGAAGATCCGGGAGGAGGCCGTCCGGCTCTCCCTGGCGCTGGCCGAGAAGGTGATCGAGGCGCCGCTCGACCCGGCCGTCCACGGCCCGCGGGTCCGGGCGTTCCTCGGAGAGGAGAAGTGA